A part of Thalassophryne amazonica chromosome 3, fThaAma1.1, whole genome shotgun sequence genomic DNA contains:
- the slc25a55a gene encoding solute carrier family 25 member 55a: MAQQQISLPAKLINGGVAGIVGVTCVFPIDLAKTRLQNQRRGQQVYKNMIDCLFKTVRSEGFFGMYRGAAVNLTLVTPEKAIKLAANDLFRHHLAKDGKGLTVFREMLAGCGAGMCQVIVTTPMEMLKIQLQDAGRLAAQQQKPVAATPTKLVCTNAMLSRSYNSGAVVPGPRAVSAMQIAKELLQTRGIPGLYKGLGATLIRDVPFSVVYFPLFANLNSLGKPSLKESSPFYWAFMSGCAAGSTAAVVVNPCDVVKTRLQSLNKGATEETYSGVLDCVSKIMRKEGPAAFLKGAGCRALVIAPLFGIAQVMYFVGVGEYILDNSPISLLSM, encoded by the exons ATGGCTCAGCAGCAGATCAG TCTCCCAGCAAAACTCATTAATGGTGGTGTTGCTGGAATTGTTGGGGTTACTTGTGTCTTCCCCATTGACCTGGCAAAGACCAGGTTACAGAACCAGAGACGAGGCCAGCAGGTCTATAAGAACAT GATTGACTGCCTTTTCAAGACAGTTCGATCAGAGGGCTTCTTTGGAATGTACAGAG GTGCTGCTGTAAATTTGACTTTAGTTACCCCAGAGAAAGCAATCAAGCTCGCTGCTAATGACTTGTTTCGCCATCACCTTGCCAAAGATGG AAAGGGGCTTACAGTGTTCAGAGAAATGCTGGCAGGTTGTGGTGCTGGTATGTGCCAGGTCATTGTCACCACACCCATGGAAATGCTCAAGATACAGCTGCAGGATGCCGGCAGACTTG CAGCCCAGCAGCAAAAACCTGTTGCGGCAACTCCCACAAAGCTTGTGTGCACAAACGCCATGCTCAGCCGCTCCTACAACTCCGGCGCAGTGGTCCCTGGACCCCGAGCTGTGTCAGCCATGCAGATTGCAAAGGAACTCCTCCAAACACGGGGCATTCCAGGACTCTACAAGGGTCTGGGAGCAACACTGATCAG GGATgttcccttttctgttgtgtacTTCCCTCTGTTTGCCAATCTGAATAGTTTGGGCAAACCCAGTCTCAAGGAGTCGTCGCCCTTCTATTGGGCATTCATGTCGGGCTGTGCGGCTGGTTCGACTGCTGCGGTGGTCGTCAACCCCTGTGATG TGGTGAAGACCAGGCTGCAGTCACTGAACAAAGGAGCTACAGAGGAGACTTACAGCGGCGTGTTGGATTGTGTAAG TAAAATCATGAGGAAGGAGGGACCTGCTGCCTTCCTGAAAGGTGCAGGCTGTCGAGCTTTGGTCATCGCCCCTCTGTTCGGGATTGCACAGGTTATGTACTTTGTTGGGGTTGGAGAATACATCCTGGACAACTCGCCCATCAGCCTCCTGTCAATGTGA